The proteins below come from a single Saccharopolyspora sp. SCSIO 74807 genomic window:
- a CDS encoding DsrE family protein codes for MSVYQVVFQVPRDGAEFHETVVRNVRNVAAELGDVAIRVIAHGDGIEFATGRTAAASGVRAALDAGVEVLACQNTLRRKEIPETEVLSGVRLVRAGLAELVRLQHDGWAYVHP; via the coding sequence GTGAGCGTCTACCAGGTCGTCTTCCAGGTTCCCCGGGACGGTGCCGAGTTCCACGAGACCGTCGTGCGCAACGTGCGCAACGTGGCGGCGGAACTCGGCGACGTCGCCATCCGGGTCATCGCCCACGGCGACGGGATCGAGTTCGCGACCGGCCGCACCGCCGCCGCCTCGGGTGTGCGGGCCGCGCTCGATGCCGGAGTGGAGGTGCTGGCGTGTCAGAACACGTTGCGCCGCAAGGAGATTCCGGAAACCGAGGTGCTGTCCGGGGTGCGGTTGGTGCGGGCCGGGCTGGCCGAGCTGGTGCGGCTGCAACACGACGGCTGGGCCTACGTCCACCCGTGA
- a CDS encoding sulfite exporter TauE/SafE family protein: protein MTSAVLLVAVPAVALFPGVEHLADGLRAGVTGWSLLAFAAVAVVGAALKGISGFGYSLLVTPVAALIIDPTLAVVVLAIPPLMLNVFQVGETGTGRAYVRQNWALFAFGLVGSVAGVALLSAKPDQAILSVLVAVILLAHITFQLTRRFATAPRAGHPVLLSVVGVVQGFLLGAVNLGPVLPAYLQIFERNAQRYIGGMSLFFAVVIGERVVQMWLQGVLTEYRIWLGSTIALVTLFGLALGTVIRRRFNIDKRRLDAVITALLLATAVNLLWKALPQLLG, encoded by the coding sequence ATGACCTCGGCCGTCCTGTTGGTCGCCGTCCCTGCGGTCGCGCTGTTTCCCGGAGTGGAGCACCTCGCGGACGGGTTGCGTGCCGGAGTCACCGGCTGGAGCCTGCTGGCCTTCGCGGCGGTCGCCGTGGTCGGCGCGGCTCTGAAGGGGATCTCCGGGTTCGGATACTCGCTGCTGGTGACCCCGGTCGCCGCACTGATCATCGATCCGACGTTGGCCGTGGTGGTGCTGGCCATCCCACCGTTGATGCTCAACGTGTTCCAAGTCGGCGAAACCGGCACCGGACGCGCCTACGTGCGGCAGAACTGGGCCTTGTTCGCCTTCGGCCTGGTCGGCTCGGTGGCCGGGGTAGCGCTGCTGAGCGCCAAGCCGGACCAGGCAATTCTGTCCGTGCTGGTCGCGGTCATCCTGCTCGCCCACATCACGTTCCAGCTCACCCGCCGGTTCGCCACCGCACCGCGGGCGGGCCACCCGGTCCTGCTGAGCGTGGTGGGCGTCGTGCAGGGGTTCCTGCTCGGGGCCGTGAACCTCGGGCCGGTGCTGCCCGCCTACCTGCAGATCTTCGAACGCAACGCGCAGCGCTACATCGGCGGCATGTCGCTGTTCTTCGCCGTGGTCATCGGCGAGCGCGTCGTGCAGATGTGGCTGCAGGGGGTGCTCACGGAGTACCGGATCTGGCTGGGATCGACCATCGCGCTCGTCACGCTGTTCGGCCTCGCACTGGGCACGGTCATCCGCCGCCGCTTCAACATCGACAAGCGCAGGCTGGACGCCGTCATCACCGCGCTGCTGCTCGCCACCGCGGTGAACCTGCTGTGGAAGGCGCTCCCGCAACTGCTGGGCTGA